One part of the Thermodesulfobacterium commune DSM 2178 genome encodes these proteins:
- a CDS encoding ABC transporter ATP-binding protein has protein sequence MIKVEGLVKYYGKVKAVDGVSFEIKSGEIFGLLGPNGAGKTTIVKILTTLTKPDAGRCFINGFDVIKKAYEIKKFIGVVPQENNLDRDLTVYENMFIYGKLHKISQLKEKIKDLLENVGLWERKDALVSKLSGGMQRRLLLARALLSDPQVLFLDEPSIGLDPQIRRHLWEIIKRIKKQNKTVFLTTHYIEEAEALCDRVGILSKGRLIALGTPSALKQSVGLFTVEYTDKEGRLKLWTFKTKEEAYEFAKKNELPLVIRETNLEDVFIKLTGERIE, from the coding sequence ATGATTAAGGTTGAAGGGCTTGTTAAATACTATGGGAAGGTCAAGGCAGTTGATGGGGTAAGTTTTGAGATAAAATCAGGAGAGATTTTTGGACTTCTTGGCCCAAACGGTGCAGGAAAAACTACGATAGTAAAAATTTTAACTACCTTAACCAAGCCTGATGCTGGTAGATGTTTTATCAACGGTTTTGATGTGATAAAAAAGGCCTATGAAATAAAAAAATTTATCGGTGTGGTTCCTCAGGAAAATAACTTAGATAGAGATTTGACAGTATACGAGAATATGTTTATCTATGGAAAACTTCATAAAATAAGTCAGTTAAAAGAAAAAATCAAAGATTTGTTAGAAAATGTAGGCCTTTGGGAGAGAAAGGATGCCTTAGTTTCTAAACTTTCAGGTGGGATGCAAAGGAGGCTTCTTCTGGCAAGGGCGTTGCTTTCAGACCCACAGGTTTTGTTTTTAGACGAACCATCTATCGGACTTGACCCTCAGATAAGAAGACATCTTTGGGAAATAATAAAAAGAATAAAAAAACAAAACAAAACGGTATTTCTTACCACCCATTACATAGAAGAGGCAGAGGCTCTTTGTGATAGGGTAGGTATCTTATCCAAAGGAAGGCTAATAGCCCTTGGTACTCCTTCAGCGCTTAAACAATCAGTAGGGCTTTTTACCGTAGAATATACAGACAAAGAAGGAAGGCTAAAACTGTGGACTTTTAAGACTAAAGAAGAAGCCTATGAGTTTGCTAAGAAAAACGAATTACCTTTGGTTATAAGAGAGACTAATTTGGAAGACGTTTTTATCAAACTTACAGGAGAAAGGATAGAATGA
- a CDS encoding sensor domain-containing phosphodiesterase produces the protein MEIYELQTKECAHLKDIAEAILDAPSVGVLIYQENIAYANKFFLELTGYYLEELNRMSILDIFPTEEKEYLKSIVERRLRGERFTRVYNELKILRKTGEIRYTLTFANTITYQGKPAGFVVLIDITRQKRLENIVLMLREVNQTITSSLTEEEVFEKICKNLVEKIGLRFVWVGFPDWETLLIKPMYYYGYEAGLFEKIRVSVSGDVPEGRGALGTALRENRIVIISDIRTDPRFYPWREEALKRQYLSVAGIPIYKDGNPYCVLGLYAKEPNFFTDETLGLLEELRGDIEFALKRIEEIKNNVIISQALIKSPAAIIVLDERGRITFCNETVSKSCGLSFEELYGKSLEILGLQGLDYDFNQTFFQVISQEDKEFSDILFCTKNNIYLQTKIYPLRISEKERRYLLIGRDVSTERELIYKLEKVTTEDLLTGLLNLDGLEKRVNKILERVDEGCLIVLDIFNFVYVNQTYGFETGNRILKELGNFFKSLFQKSNQLTARIGSDEFACFLEKKEYHNIQGLIEKLSLIKEMVFNIDGQEIALSTNIGISFYPQDGGNFRDLLEKASLALSEAKKVGAGEFRFFAQFMELKAQEIISLDYLLEKALKENLFVFYYQPYFKVEDLSLAGLEALVRIKVDGTVYNPSQFIDYLERSRFLPKFEEWMFEEISKKTERFRVPISVNISARSFNREDFIERFLSRFQHKEVRLEITERVFIENILYAKEILKRIKEKNIKVMIDDFGTGYCALSCLRFLPIDVIKIDMSFIKDIIKNKKDKDLVEVIVLLAQKLGIETLAEGVETQGQLDIIKQIGCTYVQGFLFDKPLPEEELLVKYPFIAGVAE, from the coding sequence ATGGAGATTTATGAACTACAAACTAAAGAATGTGCTCATTTGAAAGATATCGCCGAGGCTATCTTAGATGCTCCCTCGGTAGGAGTTCTGATTTATCAGGAAAACATAGCTTATGCTAATAAGTTTTTCTTAGAACTTACTGGATATTACTTAGAAGAGTTAAACAGGATGAGTATTTTGGATATTTTCCCAACCGAAGAGAAAGAATATCTTAAATCCATAGTGGAAAGAAGACTTAGAGGGGAAAGGTTTACAAGGGTTTATAACGAATTAAAAATTTTAAGAAAAACTGGGGAGATAAGGTATACCCTTACTTTTGCCAACACCATCACCTATCAGGGTAAGCCAGCAGGTTTTGTGGTTTTGATAGATATTACCAGGCAGAAAAGGCTTGAAAACATAGTTTTGATGCTTAGAGAGGTTAACCAGACGATAACCAGTTCCCTAACCGAAGAGGAGGTTTTTGAGAAGATTTGTAAAAACCTGGTAGAGAAGATAGGGCTTAGGTTTGTTTGGGTAGGGTTTCCTGATTGGGAGACACTACTTATTAAACCTATGTATTACTATGGATATGAGGCAGGACTTTTTGAAAAAATCAGGGTTTCTGTAAGTGGAGATGTTCCTGAGGGAAGAGGGGCTTTGGGTACAGCATTAAGAGAAAACAGAATTGTCATAATCTCTGACATAAGAACTGACCCTCGTTTTTATCCTTGGAGAGAAGAGGCTTTGAAGAGGCAGTATCTTTCAGTAGCAGGGATACCTATCTATAAAGATGGTAATCCCTATTGTGTGTTAGGGCTTTATGCTAAGGAGCCCAATTTTTTTACCGATGAAACTTTAGGGCTTTTAGAAGAGCTGAGGGGAGACATAGAGTTTGCTTTAAAGCGGATAGAGGAGATCAAAAATAATGTTATTATCTCTCAGGCTCTTATCAAATCTCCTGCAGCTATAATAGTTTTAGACGAAAGAGGAAGGATAACTTTTTGTAATGAAACTGTATCTAAGAGTTGTGGCCTCAGTTTTGAAGAACTTTATGGGAAATCTTTAGAGATATTAGGCTTGCAGGGTCTTGATTATGATTTTAATCAAACTTTTTTTCAGGTTATATCACAAGAAGATAAAGAGTTTTCGGATATTTTATTCTGCACCAAGAACAATATTTATTTACAGACTAAGATATATCCTTTAAGAATTTCAGAAAAAGAACGCAGGTATCTTTTAATAGGGAGAGATGTTAGTACAGAGAGAGAACTTATCTATAAATTAGAGAAGGTCACCACAGAGGATTTACTTACCGGTCTTTTAAACCTTGATGGGCTTGAGAAAAGAGTTAATAAGATTTTGGAAAGAGTGGACGAAGGCTGTTTGATAGTTTTAGACATATTCAATTTTGTTTACGTAAACCAAACTTATGGTTTTGAGACAGGAAATAGGATTTTAAAAGAGTTAGGTAATTTTTTTAAAAGTCTTTTTCAAAAAAGCAATCAATTAACAGCCAGGATCGGATCTGATGAGTTTGCTTGTTTTTTGGAAAAGAAGGAATATCATAATATTCAAGGATTGATAGAGAAGCTTTCTTTGATAAAAGAAATGGTCTTTAATATAGACGGGCAAGAAATAGCCCTTTCTACAAACATCGGTATTAGTTTTTATCCTCAAGATGGAGGTAATTTTAGGGATTTACTCGAAAAGGCATCTCTTGCCTTAAGTGAGGCTAAAAAAGTTGGAGCAGGAGAATTTAGATTTTTTGCTCAATTTATGGAGTTAAAAGCACAGGAGATCATTTCTTTAGATTATCTCTTAGAAAAGGCTTTAAAAGAGAATCTTTTTGTTTTTTACTACCAACCTTATTTTAAGGTGGAAGACCTTTCTTTAGCAGGGTTAGAGGCTTTGGTTAGGATAAAGGTAGATGGTACGGTTTACAACCCATCACAGTTTATAGATTATCTGGAGAGGAGCCGGTTTTTACCTAAATTTGAGGAGTGGATGTTTGAGGAGATAAGTAAAAAGACTGAGAGGTTTAGGGTACCTATTTCGGTTAACATTTCTGCCCGTTCTTTTAATAGAGAGGATTTTATAGAGAGGTTTCTGTCGCGTTTTCAACATAAGGAAGTCAGATTAGAGATTACAGAAAGGGTTTTTATAGAAAATATATTATATGCGAAAGAGATTTTAAAAAGGATTAAAGAGAAAAATATAAAGGTGATGATAGATGATTTCGGGACTGGGTATTGTGCGTTAAGTTGTTTAAGGTTTTTACCGATCGATGTGATAAAAATAGATATGAGTTTTATTAAAGATATAATAAAAAATAAGAAAGATAAGGACTTGGTTGAAGTGATAGTACTTTTAGCCCAAAAATTAGGTATAGAGACTTTAGCTGAGGGGGTTGAAACCCAGGGACAACTTGATATAATAAAACAAATTGGTTGTACTTACGTACAGGGCTTCTTGTTTGATAAACCCTTGCCAGAAGAAGAACTTCTTGTTAAATATCCTTTCATAGCCGGGGTGGCGGAATAG
- a CDS encoding nitroreductase family protein gives MGLNPVLELIKNRRSIRSFKKDPIPEEDLKLILEAAIWAPSAGNLQPWHFVVVRNPELKKLLSIAALNQTFIAQAPVVIVVCALPWISSSRYGKRGEELYCLQDTAAAVQNMLLAAASLGIGSCWVGAFDEEAVKKIVGLTNKVRPVALIPMGYPAKIPTPPHRKPIREVVSWI, from the coding sequence ATGGGATTAAACCCAGTACTTGAGTTAATAAAAAACAGAAGAAGTATAAGGTCGTTTAAAAAAGACCCTATTCCAGAAGAAGATTTAAAGCTTATTTTAGAAGCCGCTATCTGGGCACCTTCAGCCGGTAATCTCCAGCCCTGGCATTTTGTCGTGGTGCGTAACCCAGAACTCAAAAAACTTTTATCTATCGCAGCCTTAAACCAAACTTTTATCGCCCAGGCACCTGTAGTTATCGTAGTATGTGCTTTACCCTGGATATCAAGCTCCCGTTATGGTAAACGAGGAGAGGAACTATACTGCCTTCAAGATACAGCTGCAGCTGTTCAAAACATGCTTTTAGCTGCTGCCTCTTTAGGAATTGGTAGTTGCTGGGTTGGAGCTTTTGACGAAGAAGCGGTAAAAAAGATAGTCGGTTTAACCAATAAAGTAAGACCTGTAGCTCTTATTCCTATGGGATATCCTGCTAAAATTCCCACACCTCCTCATAGAAAACCAATCCGTGAAGTAGTCTCTTGGATATAA
- a CDS encoding TlpA family protein disulfide reductase codes for MRFRKGLMVLVLCVFLGVSSGYTSSLNFEYYTYKGAKHSLTNHRGKYVLLNLFASYCASCMIELNALNKISKVCPASKVQVVSLMVDKESGYLLPKLVNSKQLTYEVGLAPNNLNKIFPDFSKVPTTYLLNPEGKVIEKMIGFKSAGAFLNILNKYVSCN; via the coding sequence ATGAGGTTTAGGAAAGGTTTGATGGTGTTAGTTTTGTGTGTGTTTCTTGGTGTTTCTTCTGGTTATACCTCATCCCTTAATTTTGAATATTATACCTATAAAGGTGCCAAACATAGTCTTACTAACCATAGAGGAAAGTATGTGCTGCTCAATCTGTTTGCAAGCTACTGTGCTTCTTGTATGATAGAATTAAATGCTTTAAACAAGATATCTAAGGTTTGTCCTGCCTCTAAGGTTCAAGTAGTGTCTCTTATGGTAGACAAAGAATCAGGATATCTTCTTCCTAAATTGGTGAACTCTAAACAATTAACTTATGAGGTTGGTTTAGCTCCAAACAACCTTAACAAGATTTTTCCAGATTTTTCTAAAGTTCCTACCACCTACCTTTTGAACCCAGAGGGTAAGGTGATAGAAAAAATGATAGGTTTTAAATCAGCAGGAGCTTTTTTAAACATTTTAAACAAATATGTAAGCTGTAATTAA
- a CDS encoding cell division ATP-binding protein FtsE, whose product MSLKLVISNLWKGYGDKTVLKDLSYVFDEKKVYVVMGPNGSGKTTFLKICALLETPDKGEVHYYNSTNKILPKDINLLRKITYVFPEVGIFNTSVFDNVAYGLKIRGFNKKEINSKVEEVLDFVGLSHKKKQNALTLSSGEAKRMGLARAMVIKPEFLFLDEPTAFVDAENVKLIERLLIQIKEQKTTTIVIATHDSPFAFTVGDEILKLENGKVFEVS is encoded by the coding sequence ATGAGTTTAAAACTGGTAATTTCTAACCTTTGGAAGGGATATGGGGACAAAACCGTTTTAAAAGACCTATCCTATGTGTTTGATGAGAAAAAGGTCTACGTAGTAATGGGGCCTAATGGAAGTGGAAAAACTACCTTTTTAAAAATCTGTGCTTTACTTGAAACACCTGATAAAGGAGAGGTCCATTACTACAATTCAACCAATAAGATTTTACCTAAAGATATTAATCTTCTTAGAAAAATTACTTATGTATTTCCTGAGGTAGGTATTTTCAATACTTCAGTTTTTGATAACGTAGCCTATGGATTAAAAATAAGGGGTTTTAACAAAAAAGAGATAAACTCTAAAGTAGAAGAAGTGCTTGATTTCGTAGGACTGTCGCATAAAAAAAAGCAAAACGCATTAACCCTTTCAAGTGGAGAGGCAAAGAGGATGGGCCTTGCAAGGGCGATGGTGATAAAACCTGAGTTTCTCTTTTTAGACGAACCTACAGCTTTTGTAGATGCTGAGAACGTAAAGCTTATCGAAAGACTTTTAATTCAGATCAAAGAACAAAAAACCACTACCATAGTTATAGCCACCCACGATAGTCCCTTTGCCTTTACGGTTGGAGATGAGATCTTAAAGTTAGAAAACGGAAAAGTTTTTGAGGTAAGCTAA
- a CDS encoding ABC transporter permease: MDFLIEAFKQAFFLIVNLDRELLEIILLSLKVSLSAILLASFFGVPFGAFLGMKDFPGKSLVIIFFNTGMGLPPVVVGLFLYMLFSRSGPLGFLNLLYTPTAMVIAQFILAFPIVASISQASVRKVSPIIKLTAKTLGATPFQITLTLIKEARYGIFTGILGGLGRVMAEVGAILIVGGNIAGYTRVMTTTIALETDKGNFELALALGIILLSISFLINLLLYYIQKKEIRTNP; encoded by the coding sequence ATGGATTTTTTGATAGAGGCTTTTAAACAGGCCTTTTTTCTTATCGTTAATTTAGATAGAGAACTTCTTGAGATCATCTTGCTTTCTTTAAAAGTATCTCTTTCTGCAATTTTATTAGCTTCTTTTTTTGGAGTTCCGTTTGGGGCCTTCTTAGGAATGAAAGATTTTCCAGGTAAGAGTTTGGTTATAATTTTTTTTAATACCGGGATGGGGCTGCCTCCTGTGGTGGTTGGTCTTTTTCTTTATATGCTTTTTTCAAGAAGTGGGCCTTTAGGTTTTTTAAACCTCCTTTATACCCCTACCGCTATGGTAATCGCACAGTTTATCCTGGCTTTTCCTATAGTGGCTTCTATCTCTCAAGCCTCTGTAAGAAAGGTTAGCCCTATAATCAAACTTACGGCCAAAACCCTTGGAGCTACTCCTTTCCAGATTACCTTGACCTTGATAAAAGAAGCCCGCTATGGGATATTTACAGGGATCTTGGGTGGATTAGGAAGGGTAATGGCTGAAGTAGGAGCTATTTTGATCGTAGGAGGAAATATCGCCGGTTATACCCGGGTTATGACTACCACCATAGCTTTGGAAACCGATAAAGGAAACTTCGAGCTTGCCCTTGCTTTAGGTATAATCCTTCTTTCTATCTCTTTTTTGATCAATCTTTTGCTATACTATATTCAAAAAAAAGAAATAAGAACCAACCCATGA
- a CDS encoding extracellular solute-binding protein: protein MKIKAILLVVFLLLFFTDSVFAKEKMLILGTTTSVENSGLLSYLLPQFEKKTGIKVKVVARGTGAVLEMGKRGDVDAVFVHAKDLELQAIKEGFFVNRKEVCYNDFIIVGPKHDPAKIKGSKDVVSTFKQIAQARAFFVSRGDRSGTHFKELKIWELAGLNPKGKPWYLESGQGMEKTLFIANEKDAYTLTDRGTWLATKGRLKYLTVLFEGDPLLYNVYSVMAVNPKKHPYVNYEGAMKFIDWITSPEGQKLIGSFKDNLGNVLFIPKYR, encoded by the coding sequence ATGAAAATAAAAGCTATTTTGCTCGTTGTTTTTTTGCTTTTATTTTTTACAGATTCTGTCTTTGCTAAAGAAAAAATGTTGATTCTTGGTACAACCACTTCTGTAGAAAATTCAGGACTGTTAAGTTATCTTTTACCTCAGTTTGAAAAGAAGACCGGAATAAAGGTAAAGGTGGTTGCCAGAGGCACAGGGGCTGTGCTTGAAATGGGGAAAAGGGGAGATGTGGATGCAGTGTTTGTTCATGCAAAAGACCTTGAGCTTCAAGCCATAAAAGAAGGGTTTTTTGTTAATAGAAAAGAGGTGTGCTATAACGATTTTATCATCGTTGGTCCTAAGCATGATCCAGCTAAGATAAAAGGGTCTAAAGACGTGGTTTCTACCTTTAAACAGATTGCCCAAGCCAGAGCTTTTTTTGTTTCCCGAGGAGATAGGTCAGGGACCCATTTTAAAGAACTGAAAATATGGGAATTAGCAGGCCTTAATCCTAAAGGAAAACCCTGGTATCTGGAGTCTGGTCAGGGGATGGAAAAGACTTTATTTATAGCTAACGAAAAAGACGCTTACACCCTTACTGATAGGGGAACATGGCTTGCTACGAAAGGCCGTTTAAAATATTTAACTGTCCTTTTTGAAGGGGATCCTCTTCTTTATAATGTATACAGCGTTATGGCTGTAAATCCTAAAAAGCATCCTTATGTAAACTATGAAGGGGCTATGAAATTTATAGACTGGATTACCTCTCCTGAGGGACAAAAACTCATAGGATCTTTTAAAGATAACTTGGGAAACGTACTTTTTATCCCTAAGTATAGGTAG
- the lpxK gene encoding tetraacyldisaccharide 4'-kinase, translated as MLNLLNPYCYLITLRNFLYDLGVFKSFKLEVPVISVGNLSVGGSGKTSLVRYLAEKLSCLGKVAIVSRGYKRRSKGFQLVYFQKKVLQPVEKAGDEPYFLAKVFEKKGLDLVIIVDEDRVRGARRAVKEFGANLILLDDGFQHRRLFRDIDLVLLKKEDLTQKVLPFGKLREPLSGLKRATAFILTYQELFPFDFEFDQKPVFKLYRENWQVLNYRLEPVSPPKKEFIAFCGLGDNTQFLDTIKRLGLRIKRFIAFPDHYDYRAFELSSKENYLTTLKDGVKLPWSENLFFLDFSIKVEGLLEFIQKILKNKTSMG; from the coding sequence ATGCTAAATCTTTTAAATCCATACTGTTATTTAATAACCCTAAGAAATTTTCTTTATGATCTGGGAGTTTTTAAAAGTTTTAAGTTAGAGGTCCCGGTTATTTCGGTTGGGAATCTTTCTGTAGGGGGGAGTGGAAAAACCTCTTTGGTAAGGTATCTGGCTGAAAAGCTTTCTTGTTTAGGTAAGGTAGCCATAGTATCAAGAGGTTATAAAAGAAGATCTAAGGGTTTTCAGTTAGTTTATTTTCAAAAAAAAGTTCTTCAGCCGGTGGAAAAGGCAGGGGATGAGCCTTACTTTTTGGCTAAGGTGTTTGAGAAAAAAGGTTTGGACCTGGTGATTATCGTTGACGAAGATAGGGTAAGAGGGGCCAGAAGAGCGGTTAAAGAGTTTGGGGCAAACCTTATCCTTCTTGATGACGGATTCCAACACAGAAGACTTTTTAGAGACATAGACCTTGTGCTTTTAAAAAAAGAAGACCTGACCCAAAAGGTATTACCTTTTGGGAAACTGAGAGAACCTCTTTCAGGATTAAAAAGAGCTACCGCCTTTATCCTTACCTATCAAGAACTTTTCCCTTTTGATTTTGAGTTTGACCAAAAACCAGTGTTTAAGCTTTACCGAGAAAACTGGCAGGTTTTAAATTACAGGTTAGAGCCTGTGTCTCCTCCAAAAAAAGAGTTTATAGCCTTTTGTGGGCTTGGAGATAATACCCAGTTTTTAGATACTATAAAACGTTTAGGTCTTAGAATCAAACGCTTTATTGCTTTCCCAGACCATTACGATTATCGAGCCTTTGAACTATCGTCTAAAGAAAACTACCTCACCACCTTAAAAGATGGAGTTAAACTTCCATGGTCTGAAAACCTATTTTTTTTAGATTTTTCTATAAAGGTAGAAGGCCTTCTTGAATTTATACAAAAAATACTTAAAAATAAAACCTCAATGGGGTAG
- a CDS encoding flippase-like domain-containing protein has translation MYKNIVYGIFLTLLVVCLSFLYIFLRHIPPNLKGVLFSLNKKHLLFSFLSLFSFHTFDNLRVFFISRALGFRYPFWYGYQVSLVSTFGATITPAHLGGEIFPFYTLRRVGGEIAQILSVITLKGFAGLVFYLLFFPFMLENLVKHPEKALELLLIIGSLLAIFGLGFIVGKVIFKKRPQIVSGSFLFRLKFNFLKYLLICKNFFKIHKKVFFLAILFSLFMYISFLMVGIFLVKAFHQEAPFWALFSNQLPLLYAIFISPTPGGSGVGELGAIVVFKDFLTVESIGIFAMLWRILSQYLSAMIGGVIFFVMGTKDLLNKKNSQTKHSFFKEC, from the coding sequence ATGTATAAAAATATTGTTTACGGAATATTTTTAACCCTTTTGGTAGTATGTCTTTCTTTTTTATACATATTTCTCAGACATATTCCGCCTAATTTAAAAGGGGTTCTTTTTTCTTTAAACAAGAAGCATCTGCTTTTTTCCTTTTTATCCTTGTTTTCTTTTCATACTTTCGATAACCTAAGGGTGTTTTTTATTTCAAGGGCTCTGGGTTTTAGGTATCCTTTTTGGTATGGATATCAGGTTTCTTTGGTAAGCACCTTTGGAGCTACCATAACCCCTGCTCATTTAGGTGGTGAGATTTTTCCCTTTTATACTTTAAGAAGGGTAGGAGGTGAGATAGCTCAGATTCTGAGTGTAATTACCCTCAAAGGTTTTGCCGGTTTAGTTTTTTATCTTTTGTTTTTCCCTTTTATGTTAGAAAATCTCGTAAAGCATCCTGAAAAGGCCTTAGAGCTTTTACTGATAATAGGAAGTTTGTTGGCTATTTTTGGTTTGGGTTTTATAGTAGGAAAGGTTATTTTTAAAAAAAGACCTCAGATTGTTTCTGGTTCGTTTTTGTTTAGGTTAAAGTTTAATTTTTTGAAATATTTACTTATTTGTAAAAATTTCTTTAAAATCCATAAAAAAGTGTTTTTTTTAGCCATTCTTTTTAGTCTTTTTATGTACATTTCCTTTCTTATGGTAGGAATTTTTTTGGTTAAGGCTTTTCATCAAGAAGCTCCTTTTTGGGCTTTGTTTTCAAACCAACTCCCTTTACTCTATGCTATCTTTATAAGCCCTACCCCAGGAGGAAGTGGGGTAGGAGAATTAGGGGCTATAGTAGTTTTTAAAGATTTTTTAACTGTTGAGTCCATAGGGATCTTTGCCATGCTTTGGAGAATACTCAGCCAGTATCTTAGTGCTATGATAGGTGGAGTCATTTTTTTTGTGATGGGTACAAAAGACCTTTTAAATAAAAAGAACTCTCAAACAAAACATAGTTTTTTTAAGGAATGCTAA
- a CDS encoding HIT family protein — MERKILWAPWRGEYVSGKKDLGCIFCPPEGNLPDEERLILYRDPFVLVIMNKFPYNAGHLLIAPKRHVAELEQLTPEEVTALMKMAQEAIKILKEVFKPHGFNVGFNLGKVAGAGYPDHLHLQIVPRWEGDVNFLAVLDEVRVISQHLLTQYRILFPYFQKIKL, encoded by the coding sequence ATGGAACGAAAAATTTTGTGGGCTCCCTGGAGAGGAGAATACGTATCAGGTAAAAAAGACCTTGGTTGTATTTTTTGCCCTCCTGAAGGGAATCTGCCTGATGAAGAAAGACTCATACTTTATAGAGATCCTTTTGTTTTGGTTATCATGAACAAATTCCCTTATAATGCCGGGCACCTTCTGATAGCTCCAAAAAGACATGTGGCTGAACTCGAACAACTAACCCCTGAGGAGGTCACCGCTTTGATGAAAATGGCTCAAGAAGCCATCAAGATTTTGAAAGAAGTCTTCAAACCCCATGGGTTTAACGTTGGGTTTAACTTAGGGAAAGTGGCAGGAGCTGGATATCCTGACCATCTACACCTACAAATAGTCCCCAGATGGGAGGGAGATGTTAACTTTTTGGCTGTCCTTGATGAAGTAAGGGTAATCTCCCAACATCTTTTAACTCAATACCGTATCTTATTCCCTTATTTTCAAAAAATTAAGCTTTAA